In the genome of Arachis stenosperma cultivar V10309 chromosome 2, arast.V10309.gnm1.PFL2, whole genome shotgun sequence, the window TTCCAtggtatatattttttgtaacaacTGATGCAATCCTTTTCCTTTTATAACATGGACATAAAAAACATACAAGGCCCACAAACctggaaaaaaattttgattagtGATTAACCCTGCCAAAGAAGTGATCTATCTGCAGACATCCCTGGGGTCGCAAACTACTTCTCTTAGGTCCAACCTTTAACCTTTTTGATTCCTTGTCATTTTCCTTGTCATCCTGCAAAAAACAATCAGGTTACTTTAGCAATTGTCAGCATGCCATTTATTTACTGTTGTATATATTCAAACAAGGTACTTGAAAGTAGAATTACTGGATATTGTTATTATAACCAATTCATTAAGAAACCAGCAATCATGAGGCACtaaaagagaacagaaaagtaTGTTTGGATATATATAAATCTTCAATTCCAACACAATAACAAAAGATTAAATATTGGTTATTAAAACTTAGAAAAAGAATCAAGAAAGTGGACATGTGGACATGATTGACAACAAGAAGTAAATAACTAACCATGAAGGTTTGGCCTGCTGTCCTTAGAACTTTAGTTCTGCCACCTCTACCATCAGCCCCAACAGCTATCAATCCTCCATCTACTGATTGCGATTCGCCATTTTTTCTACGCTTGCACCATTTACCCAAGTACCTATGTGATCCATCAGGACCAAGCAATCCGCCAGAAAAACAAATGTCCCCTGCAGTTTAAGAGAGAAGGAAATTCCAACTCTCAAGTCGTATTCGAATATTTTGCACAATCTATGTATGAAGATAATATCaatataaagaaaaacacactaaaatcaCAACTAGCAGCATACCTGGATTTGCAATTATTGGTGGTGACTCCTTTATAATATTAACCTTGGGTTGAACTTGTTTATCGAGTAATGTTATATCATCATCCAAATCAATGACATCATTTTTCGTCATTTCAACATCAATGTCAATTCTTGAAGAATCAGCCAAGTTACATGTTCCTTGAGCTGCTGTTTCTTCCTTCTTTTCGGATGCTGCATCTGACTTGGCTACAGTAGGCTTGCTAAGAGCAGCACCATCCCTGTATCGATCATTGCAGTCACGTCTTGACCCTCCAGACAAAGGTTCAGTAAATTCTGAAGCATCAGCATCAAGAGATATAAAATCCCTCTCTTTTCGAAGAGCAGGGGTAGATTTATTTTCATTACTAACATTTACAGCTTTACTTTCGGTAGGAATGCAGTTGACTATCCTTGAAAATTGTAGAGATTTACTGTTGCTCACACTCAAGTCCATTTCAGATTTGGGTGAAGTTTGTTTAGTTTGCTCATTTAATGGAGTATTGCTGGTCGTGGGTACATCATTCTTAGAACTGAGGTTGTTTTCAAGATTATTTGAACACTTATTCATCTTTGAAGCTTTCAAAGACTTCAGATAATGGTTCTCTCTTACTTCTGCAGCTGTCTCTAGTTCTTGTACCCTAGCCTGATAAGTAACTcagaaaattaataattaattgacCTGCAAACAAAGCTATTAATAAGATGATCAACTAGCACCCAAATCATGTGCTTACCTTCAATTTAAGAATCTTCTCCTTA includes:
- the LOC130962109 gene encoding uncharacterized protein LOC130962109, with product MVDEEGEFAGTICSICYEDLKPVSEDLQSISVCGHVFHELCLQQWFEYCSKAKKHTCPVCKQSCRVGDACRLYFQSVGDVVESVMHRKPFDSEEDSGVLRKEVNRLEVRLSGLSSELEKKGKEIEQLTKELGACKEKAKIEIALKNEALSQKASMQTELRMKSEELEKSTFECYSLQKRNITLAKEIAAFKLVSDLDLNEEEVLKYATLGNGFNHKDTIDTLSRSMVRRNRDYKDLIAKRNELVAKCNHLEKGEARYSKKLEKAKEKILKLKARVQELETAAEVRENHYLKSLKASKMNKCSNNLENNLSSKNDVPTTSNTPLNEQTKQTSPKSEMDLSVSNSKSLQFSRIVNCIPTESKAVNVSNENKSTPALRKERDFISLDADASEFTEPLSGGSRRDCNDRYRDGAALSKPTVAKSDAASEKKEETAAQGTCNLADSSRIDIDVEMTKNDVIDLDDDITLLDKQVQPKVNIIKESPPIIANPGDICFSGGLLGPDGSHRYLGKWCKRRKNGESQSVDGGLIAVGADGRGGRTKVLRTAGQTFMDDKENDKESKRLKVGPKRSSLRPQGCLQIDHFFGRVNH